A stretch of Clostridium formicaceticum DNA encodes these proteins:
- a CDS encoding DUF1992 domain-containing protein: MHTIIETIAEAKIREAIEKGALDNLPGKGKPLKLEDLSRIPEEFRAGYILLKNGGYIPEEMALQNKIFHYRQLIDQCCDVSEKETLKKELSYLNLKHSLLMEKRKRQSIK; this comes from the coding sequence GTGCATACGATTATCGAAACCATCGCAGAAGCCAAAATCCGTGAAGCAATAGAAAAAGGTGCGTTAGATAACCTGCCGGGTAAAGGGAAACCTTTAAAGTTGGAAGACTTATCCCGCATACCCGAAGAATTCCGTGCAGGTTATATCCTTTTGAAAAACGGAGGTTATATTCCAGAAGAAATGGCGTTGCAAAACAAGATCTTTCATTACCGTCAGCTAATAGACCAATGTTGTGATGTATCTGAAAAGGAAACCTTAAAAAAAGAATTATCCTATTTAAATTTAAAGCATAGCCTACTTATGGAAAAAAGAAAAAGGCAGTCTATCAAATGA
- a CDS encoding sigma-54 interaction domain-containing protein: MDAYKSYFSMENKDALLEMYKTIFELVYNWVVVVDKDGYVRMINEGYCKFLETTPKEAIGKHVTEVIENTRMHIVVKTGEREIGDIQKIKGNKMIADRIPIRKDGEIIGGVGTVLFKDVVELDTYVKRVNVLEKEVDFYKRELKRLLGNEDSFDRIIGISEAIEGVKELAKQVAATKSNVLLLGESGTGKGLFATAIHNASARNEYPLIKVNCAAIPEALLESELFGYEQGAFTGAKKGGKLGKFELANKSTIFLDEIGEMPLNMQAKLLKAIQEKEIDRVGGEKSQKVDVRIIAATNQDLKEMVENKKFREDLYYRLNVISIKIPPLRERKEDIPLLINFLIKRLSKEMNKFVTEITPMAMDCLMNYHWQGNIRELENVIERAFNLVDKEARIALQHLPKSMTNPHGNKGSRKSKTLKATLEEVEKNLIRRTLKENKYNKYQTAKALGISRTSLYEKIQKYNLYAR, from the coding sequence GTGGATGCTTATAAAAGCTATTTTTCGATGGAAAATAAAGATGCATTACTAGAAATGTATAAAACCATTTTTGAACTGGTGTACAACTGGGTTGTGGTTGTTGATAAAGATGGATATGTAAGAATGATCAATGAAGGCTATTGTAAATTTTTAGAGACGACGCCAAAAGAAGCCATAGGTAAGCATGTAACGGAGGTCATAGAAAATACCAGAATGCATATTGTAGTAAAAACCGGTGAAAGAGAAATTGGAGATATACAAAAAATAAAAGGAAATAAAATGATCGCTGATCGGATTCCAATCAGAAAAGATGGAGAAATTATTGGGGGAGTAGGTACCGTATTATTTAAAGATGTTGTAGAATTAGACACCTATGTAAAAAGGGTAAATGTGTTAGAAAAAGAAGTAGATTTCTATAAAAGAGAGCTGAAAAGACTTTTAGGAAATGAGGATAGCTTCGATAGGATAATAGGGATTAGTGAAGCTATAGAAGGAGTAAAGGAACTAGCAAAACAGGTGGCAGCTACAAAGTCGAATGTTTTGCTTTTAGGAGAAAGCGGAACCGGCAAGGGGTTATTTGCTACCGCCATTCATAACGCCAGTGCTAGAAATGAATATCCTTTAATAAAGGTGAACTGTGCAGCAATACCTGAGGCATTATTGGAATCAGAATTGTTTGGCTACGAGCAGGGGGCGTTTACGGGAGCCAAAAAGGGGGGAAAGCTTGGTAAATTTGAATTAGCAAACAAAAGCACGATTTTCCTAGATGAGATAGGTGAAATGCCATTAAATATGCAGGCTAAACTGCTAAAGGCCATACAAGAGAAGGAAATTGATAGGGTAGGCGGAGAGAAGAGCCAAAAAGTAGATGTGAGAATTATAGCTGCCACCAATCAAGATCTTAAGGAAATGGTAGAAAATAAAAAATTTAGAGAAGATTTATATTATCGACTAAATGTCATTAGTATAAAAATTCCTCCTTTAAGAGAAAGGAAAGAGGATATACCCCTATTAATAAATTTTTTGATTAAAAGACTCTCAAAAGAAATGAATAAATTTGTTACAGAAATTACACCTATGGCAATGGACTGTCTAATGAATTATCATTGGCAGGGAAATATAAGAGAACTGGAAAATGTTATAGAAAGGGCCTTTAATCTAGTAGATAAAGAAGCTAGAATAGCTTTGCAACATCTTCCAAAGTCTATGACGAATCCTCATGGAAACAAGGGAAGTAGAAAAAGTAAAACGTTAAAGGCTACCCTAGAGGAAGTAGAAAAAAATTTAATACGAAGAACTTTGAAGGAAAATAAATATAATAAGTATCAAACGGCAAAAGCTTTAGGGATTAGCAGAACCAGCCTTTATGAGAAAATTCAAAAGTATAATTTGTATGCAAGATAA
- a CDS encoding acetyl-CoA C-acetyltransferase, giving the protein MKQVVIASAVRTAVGSFGGTLQNIPVAELGAIAIKAALERANIKGQDVDEVYMGCILQAGAGQGVARQASVKAGIPVEVPATTINMLCGSGLRTVSLAVQTIIAGDNDIVVVGGTENMSQAPYLLPKARWGHKMGEGTLVDSMVYDALTDAFNGYHMGITAENLADQYGISREEQDAFAAASQNKAEKAIAEGRFKDEIVPVEIPQKKGEPIVFDTDEHPKAGVTADKLSKLRPAFKKDGTVTAGNASGINDGAAALVVMSKEKAEELGIQPLATIVSYANAGVDPSIMGIGPVPATERALKKANLTIEDMDLIEANEAFAAQALAVGKELKWNKEKVNVNGGAIALGHPVGASGARILVTLLHEMMKRDAEHGLATLCIGGGMGTAVIIKR; this is encoded by the coding sequence ATGAAGCAAGTAGTTATCGCAAGTGCTGTGAGAACAGCTGTAGGAAGCTTTGGAGGAACATTGCAAAATATACCGGTAGCTGAGCTAGGAGCCATAGCCATTAAAGCTGCATTAGAAAGAGCCAATATAAAAGGACAGGATGTTGATGAGGTTTATATGGGCTGTATTCTTCAAGCGGGGGCAGGCCAAGGGGTTGCCCGTCAAGCTTCTGTTAAGGCGGGGATACCAGTAGAAGTTCCAGCAACAACCATTAACATGCTGTGTGGATCTGGGCTTAGAACTGTATCTCTTGCAGTTCAAACCATCATAGCGGGAGATAATGACATTGTTGTGGTGGGTGGAACAGAGAATATGAGTCAAGCACCTTATCTATTACCTAAGGCTAGATGGGGCCATAAAATGGGTGAGGGAACCCTAGTGGATTCTATGGTTTATGATGCCTTAACCGATGCCTTCAATGGATATCATATGGGTATTACAGCAGAAAATTTAGCGGATCAATATGGTATCTCAAGAGAAGAACAAGATGCATTTGCGGCAGCCAGTCAAAATAAAGCAGAAAAAGCTATTGCAGAAGGTAGATTTAAGGATGAAATTGTCCCTGTAGAAATACCTCAAAAGAAGGGGGAGCCTATTGTATTTGATACAGATGAACATCCAAAAGCTGGAGTAACTGCAGATAAGCTGAGTAAGCTAAGACCAGCCTTTAAGAAAGATGGAACCGTGACGGCAGGCAATGCATCTGGAATCAATGATGGTGCTGCTGCGTTGGTTGTAATGTCTAAGGAAAAAGCAGAGGAGCTAGGCATTCAACCTTTAGCAACCATTGTATCCTATGCTAATGCCGGGGTGGACCCTTCCATCATGGGTATAGGGCCAGTGCCAGCCACAGAAAGAGCATTAAAAAAGGCGAATCTTACCATAGAAGATATGGATTTAATCGAAGCCAACGAAGCTTTTGCAGCACAAGCCTTAGCTGTTGGCAAAGAGCTGAAATGGAATAAGGAAAAAGTAAATGTAAATGGCGGTGCTATAGCACTAGGTCATCCCGTTGGAGCCAGTGGGGCAAGAATACTTGTAACACTCTTACATGAGATGATGAAACGAGATGCTGAGCATGGCTTAGCTACATTATGTATCGGTGGAGGAATGGGCACAGCGGTTATTATAAAGAGATAA
- the fabG gene encoding 3-oxoacyl-[acyl-carrier-protein] reductase, translating into MMKLKDKVAIITGAARGIGRATALKFAREGAKVVVSDRGLQNLEEVVAALKEINAEVLACDVDVVDRNQVQKMVDEAVGKWGKIDVLVNNAGITADNQLLKMPEEDFDKVINVNLKGVYNCGQIAAKVMAEAGSGVILNASSVVGIYGNFGQTNYAATKWGVIGMTKTWAKELGRKGIRVNAVAPGFILTPMTEKMPEKVLDMMRSKSPIGLLGLPEDIANAYAFLASDEARFITGIVLSVDGGVVL; encoded by the coding sequence ATGATGAAATTAAAAGATAAAGTAGCCATTATTACAGGAGCAGCAAGGGGTATAGGTAGAGCAACAGCCCTTAAATTTGCAAGAGAGGGTGCTAAGGTTGTAGTATCTGATAGAGGATTACAAAATTTGGAGGAAGTTGTGGCAGCCTTAAAGGAGATCAATGCAGAAGTATTGGCTTGTGATGTTGATGTTGTAGATAGAAATCAGGTTCAAAAGATGGTGGATGAGGCAGTAGGAAAATGGGGTAAAATTGATGTGTTGGTGAACAACGCTGGTATTACAGCGGATAATCAATTGCTAAAAATGCCAGAAGAGGATTTTGATAAGGTAATTAACGTAAACCTTAAAGGTGTATATAATTGTGGACAAATCGCAGCCAAGGTCATGGCAGAAGCAGGGAGTGGGGTTATATTAAATGCATCTTCTGTTGTAGGAATATATGGTAATTTTGGTCAAACCAATTATGCTGCCACAAAGTGGGGCGTGATCGGTATGACTAAAACATGGGCAAAGGAGCTGGGTAGAAAGGGTATTCGAGTAAATGCTGTAGCTCCAGGTTTTATATTAACACCAATGACAGAAAAAATGCCTGAAAAGGTGCTGGATATGATGAGGAGTAAATCTCCTATAGGGTTGCTAGGGCTGCCGGAAGACATTGCCAATGCCTATGCCTTCTTAGCTTCTGATGAAGCCAGATTTATTACTGGCATTGTATTAAGTGTTGATGGTGGCGTAGTACTTTAA
- a CDS encoding GntP family permease, with amino-acid sequence MLGIIIGLALLMYLAYRGMSIIWIAPICAAIVALTGGLDLIYAYREAYMGGFVGFAKTWFPVFMLGAIFGKMMDDSGAARSVANFVIRLIGTKRAILAVVVGCAVLTYGGVSLFVVVFAIYPLAVALFREANISRKLIPGAIALGSFTFTMTAIPGTPQIQNLIPIEYYGTTPLAAPIMGTIGALIMFGVGMLWLTYRERQLTAAGEVFIELKEKVEDIDASNLPNPLLSALPLFIVIIFLNFLELDIIIALTAGILLALVLNFKRVKSIVETINAGASGSVLAIINTSAAVGFGAVVRAVPGFNSLTSLVMGIEGNPLISQAVAVNVLAGATGSASGGMGIALEALADRFVELSLTTGVPLEAFHRIASMSSGGLDTLPHNGAVLTLLAVTAMTHKDSYKDIFVVGSLIPILSVAIGIILAAIGMI; translated from the coding sequence ATGCTTGGAATTATTATTGGATTGGCCTTATTAATGTACTTGGCGTATAGAGGTATGTCTATCATATGGATTGCACCTATATGTGCTGCTATTGTTGCTTTAACCGGTGGATTAGATTTAATTTATGCCTATAGAGAAGCTTATATGGGAGGATTTGTAGGCTTTGCAAAAACATGGTTTCCAGTATTTATGCTAGGTGCCATCTTTGGTAAGATGATGGATGACTCTGGCGCAGCTAGATCTGTTGCTAACTTCGTTATAAGATTGATTGGAACAAAGAGGGCCATTTTAGCAGTAGTTGTGGGATGTGCTGTATTAACCTATGGTGGTGTTTCCTTATTTGTAGTTGTATTTGCTATCTATCCACTGGCTGTAGCTTTATTTAGAGAAGCCAATATTTCTAGAAAACTCATTCCAGGGGCAATTGCATTAGGTTCTTTTACCTTTACCATGACAGCAATTCCTGGAACCCCCCAAATTCAAAACTTAATTCCAATAGAATATTATGGAACAACACCCCTGGCAGCTCCCATCATGGGAACGATAGGTGCTTTGATTATGTTTGGTGTAGGGATGCTATGGTTAACTTATAGAGAAAGGCAGCTTACAGCAGCAGGAGAAGTATTTATAGAATTGAAGGAGAAGGTAGAAGATATTGATGCATCGAATTTACCGAATCCTTTGCTGTCTGCACTACCACTATTTATAGTCATTATATTTTTAAATTTTCTTGAGCTAGATATTATTATTGCATTAACAGCAGGAATTCTTTTGGCGCTGGTACTAAACTTTAAAAGGGTAAAGAGTATTGTTGAAACAATCAATGCTGGGGCATCTGGTTCAGTGCTGGCTATCATCAATACCAGTGCAGCTGTTGGTTTTGGTGCAGTAGTAAGAGCAGTGCCTGGATTTAATTCATTAACTTCTTTAGTAATGGGTATAGAGGGTAATCCCCTTATTTCTCAAGCGGTTGCGGTAAATGTATTGGCGGGAGCAACAGGATCTGCTTCAGGTGGTATGGGAATTGCTTTAGAAGCATTAGCGGATAGATTTGTGGAATTATCCCTTACAACCGGCGTGCCGTTGGAGGCCTTCCACAGAATAGCCTCCATGTCCAGCGGAGGGTTAGATACATTGCCTCATAATGGTGCAGTACTAACCTTGTTGGCGGTAACTGCTATGACCCACAAAGATTCCTACAAGGATATATTTGTAGTAGGATCTCTTATTCCTATATTATCAGTAGCGATAGGGATAATCTTAGCAGCAATAGGCATGATTTAA